The Streptomyces sp. NBC_01298 genome contains the following window.
CAGGGGCCCCTCCGCGGACGGCGCGTACCCCGGCCGCGCGAGGTCGAGGTCGTCGGCTGCCCCGCGCGGTCCCGGTATGCGCGCCGGGCCGTTGGCGCGGTTCGGGGGCTGCTCGTGCCGCTCGTACTCCTCGCCGTCGTCTTCGCCGAAGGGGCTCGGTGGCGTCGTCATCGGGTGGATCCATATCCGGAGGGGCCGTACCCGGGCGGCACGGTGTCGTCGCGCGGGACGGCGTTGGCCGTGGACAGGAGTTGCAGGCCCAGGCGCAGCCGGCGCCGGGCCTCGTCCTCGCTGATCTGCAGGTCGGCGGCGGCCTGGCGGTAGTCGCGGCGCTTGAAGTAGGCGAGTTCGAGCGCGGCCCGCAGGGGCGCGGGCATGGAGGTGACGATGAAGTCGGCGCGGGCCGCCGCGTTGGCGCTGCGCACCTTCTGTTCCAGTTCCTCGCGGGAGCCGTTGCCCAGTTCGGCCTGGCGCAGGCGGGCGACGGCCTGCCCCTGGGTGATGCGGGCGACCCAGGAGCGCATGGAGCCCTGTTTGGGGTCGTAGGCGTCCGGGTTCTCCCAGATGTAGCCGAAGACCTCGCGGGTGATCCGGTCGGCGGCCTTCTCGTCGTTCAGGACCCGGTGGGCGAGGCTGTGCACGAGCGAGGCGAAGCGGTCGTACAGCTCTCCGAGCGCGGCGGCCTCGCCGCGGGCCAGGCGTTGTTGCATGCGGCGGTCCCAGCGCGGTGGTGCGTCCTTCGGCATCGTGCCCCCAGCCGGATTCCCGGTTCAAGCCGTGTGTCGACCACTCGAATGTAGTGGGCATGCAGCGGTGTGCGCCCGTTTTGCCAGAAGCTCGTCCCGGAACGGCGCCCTCCGTGATACGGGCGTCGCGCGGCGTGAACGCGGATGTCGGGCCCGCCCCATGGGTACAGGCGTACGCGCCCCACCGCGCTCCTCGTGCGCTGGTTCGATGCGGCCACCTCCTTGACCGCTTCGCTTAACGCGCAGGCCACGTAGGCCTTACGCTCCTGTCCTGTCTTGAACTGCACCCCACCGCATACGTGAAGGCGGAACGCCGAATATGGACAGCGCAGAATACGAGCGCAAGATCGCCGCCCGCTTCGCCACCTTCGACCAGGACGGGTCGGGGTACATCGACCGGGAGGACTTCAGTACGGCGGCCAAGGCGGTCCTGGCCGAATTCGCCGTCGCCGCCCGGTCCGACCGGGGCCAGGCCGTCTTCGCCGGCGCGGAGGCCTTCTGGCAGGGCATGGCCGG
Protein-coding sequences here:
- a CDS encoding sigma-70 family RNA polymerase sigma factor, which codes for MPKDAPPRWDRRMQQRLARGEAAALGELYDRFASLVHSLAHRVLNDEKAADRITREVFGYIWENPDAYDPKQGSMRSWVARITQGQAVARLRQAELGNGSREELEQKVRSANAAARADFIVTSMPAPLRAALELAYFKRRDYRQAAADLQISEDEARRRLRLGLQLLSTANAVPRDDTVPPGYGPSGYGSTR